A region from the Hydra vulgaris chromosome 10, alternate assembly HydraT2T_AEP genome encodes:
- the LOC100197228 gene encoding eukaryotic translation initiation factor 3 subunit C isoform X4 yields the protein MSRFFRAGSSESESEESEEEEIQRPKANVPTRSYQFSDDEEDAKRVVRSAKDKKFEVLQVSLKSIRNSMKINDVVKIQTEYENLTKGYEKSKTIIQKEGIPNFFIKGLADLEDFIQQQWEDAEGRKKLSKLNAKALASLRQKVKKFNREFEEKIVDYKKDPSKYEEVEEEEENEEDADQESDFEEVKPKNKVESAKPPRDDDDDSDDFFGTDSDESSSDDELPEGGRRQWGAWMFLKDASSKDDKKKEKRIKKERPKETKTVQDDGWTEVSKTSEKMRMLFPKDTEINHHVILKKFHEILAVRGKKGTDRSEQVDYFVQLKNISEQHNLGPALCLKLLFNIASAIVDSSMGTDIALKTDMWNRLLDTAKEIYSLIAANPNILFNQSEYENIEDKTQQYQLLEDPITLLERLDNEFTKILQNCDGHSTEYIQKLKDELEIVSLIDQVIQHHEKHPSSPETLSRLYLLRIEHTYFKVDLKQLKEIQSQIKLVEVKRLNEEQGVASEKVESIKVDGPTTVEDSKDDHDSSLMSRMCKYIYSNGSDRIRTRAMLCHIFHHAKHNRWFEARDLMLISHLQENIHHSDIPTQILYNRTMVQLGLCSFRHGMIKDAHNALQDIQSTGRAKEMLAQGLMNLKNTERTPEQEKIEKRRMMPFHMHVNLELIECVFLTSAMLLEIPNMAANEYVYKRRPISKSFQNQLRHSEKQALVGPPESMREHIVAASKAMKVGDWKKCRDNILAVSCWELFPNSDAVKSMITRKIQEESLRTYLFTYNKVYDSISMHSLAQMFDLPSSVVHSTISKMIISEELQASWDEPTETLVLHHGAEPTYLQSLTLQLSDKLNTLVEHHERILDFKYGPIFNKDVRKPDSRKPRNDNRSSNQRRSVQI from the exons atgtcACGTTTTTTTCGAGCCGGAAGTTCTGAAAGTGAATCTGAGGAAAGCGAAGAGGAAGAAATCCAACGTCCTAAAGCAAACGTACCGACTAG atCATATCAGTTTAGTGATGATGAAGAAGATGCAAAACGAGTGGTTCGAAGTGCAAAAGACAAAAA GTTTGAGGTTCTTCAAGTTTCATTGAAAAGTATTCGAAATAGTATGAAAATTAATGATGTTGTTAAGATACAAAcag aatatgaAAATTTAACGAAAggctatgaaaaatcaaaaacaattattcaaaaagaaGGAATTCCAAACTTCTTCATTAAAGGATTAGCTGATTTAGAAGACTTTATTCAGCAG caATGGGAAGATGCAGAAGGCAggaaaaagttatcaaaactaAATGCAAAG gctCTTGCTTCATTGCgacaaaaagtcaaaaagtttAATCGTGAATTTGAAGAGAAGATAGTTGATTACAAAAAG GATCCAAGTAAATATGAGGAGGTAGAAGAAGAAGAGGAAAATGAAGAGGATGCAGATCAAGAATCAG attttgaagAAGTTAAGCCTAAGAATAAAGTTGAATCAGCAAAACCt ccacgtgatgatgatgacgatagTGATGATTTTTTTGGAACTGATTCAGATGAGTCAAGTTCTGATGACGAGCTCCCAGAAGGTGGTCGTCGGCAATGGGGTGCATGGATGTTTTTAAAAGATGCCTCTTctaaagatgataaaaaaaaagaaaaacgaatCAAAAAAGAGCGCCCAAAAGAGACGAAGACTGTTCAAGATGATGGTTGGACAGAAGTCTCAAAAACATCAGAAAAAATGAGAATGTTATTTCCAAAAGATACTGAAATTAATCATCAtgtaattttgaagaaattccATGAAATTCTTGCTGTGCGAGGAAAAAAGGGGACTGACCGTTCTGAACAAGTTGACTATTTTGTACAGCTTAAGAATATAAGTGAACAACATAATCTTGGTCCAGCTCTTTGTTTGAAGCTTTTGTTTAACATTGCATCAGCTATAGTTGACTCTTCTATGGGAACAGATATTGCACTTAAAACAGATATGTGGAACAG actttTGGATACTGCAAAGGAGATATATAGTCTAATAGCAGCCAATCCAAATATACTTTTCAATCAATCTGAGTATGAAAATATtgag gataAAACTCAGCAATATCAACTTCTTGAAGACCCTATAACTTTACTTGAGCGTCTTGATAATGAATTCAccaaaatacttcaaaattgTGATGGTCACTCAACAGAATATattcaaaa atTAAAAGATGAACTTGAAATTGTTTCACTTATTGATCAAGTGATCCAACACCATGAAAAACATCCTTCATCACCAGAAACATTAAGTCGACTATATTTACTTAGAATTGAACACACTTACTTTAAAGTAGATTTAAAGCAGTTGAAGGAAATTCAATCACAAATTAAATTAGTAGAAGTAAAACGTCTAAATGAAGAACAAGGTGTTGCAAGTGAGAAAGTTGAAAGTATTAAAGTTGATGGACCAACTACAGTAGAAGACAGTAAAGATGATCATGACTCTTCTCTTATGTCTCGaatgtgtaaatatatttactctAATGGATCAGATAGAATTCGAACTCGTGCTATGCTTTGTCACATTTTTCATCATGCTAAGCATAATCGTTGGTTCGAAGCTCGAGATTTGATGTTAATATCTCATTTACAAGAAAATATACACCATTCTGATATCCCAACtcag ATATTATACAATCGTACTATGGTACAACTTGGATTGTGTTCGTTTCGTCATGGAATGATTAAAGATGCTCACAATGCTTTACAAGATATACAATCTACTGGTAGAGCAAAAGAGATGCTTGCTCAAGGACTTATGAATCTTAAGAATACTGAGCGTACACctgaacaagaaaaaattgaaaagcgAAGAATG atGCCATTTCACATGCATGTAAACTTGGAATTAATTGAATGCGTTTTTCTTACTTCAGCTATGTTGCTTGAAATTCCAAATATGGCTG ctaatgAATACGTCTATAAAAGAAGACCAATAAGTAAGAGTTTTCAAAACCAGTTGCGTCATAGTGAGAAGCAAGCATTAGTag GGCCTCCTGAAAGTATGCGAGAGCACATAGTTGCAGCGTCAAAAGCAATGAAGGTTGGTGATTGGAAAAAATGTAGGGATAATATTTTAGCTGTCTCATGCTGGGAACTTTTTCCAAATTCCGATGCTGTTAAAAGCATGATTACAAG aaaaatccaGGAAGAGAGTCTTCGCACATACTTATTTACATACAACAAGGTTTACGATTCAATAAg TATGCACAGTCTAGCTCAAATGTTTGATCTTCCATCTTCAGTTGTCCATAGTACTATTAGCAAGATGATCATTAGTGAAGAATTACAg gcATCTTGGGATGAACCCACTGAAACTCTTGTCCTTCATCATGGTGCTGAACCAACATACTTACAGAGCTTAACTTTGCAGTTGTCAGATAAG
- the LOC100197228 gene encoding eukaryotic translation initiation factor 3 subunit C isoform X3 encodes MSRFFRAGSSESESEESEEEEIQRPKANVPTRSYQFSDDEEDAKRVVRSAKDKKFEVLQVSLKSIRNSMKINDVVKIQTEYENLTKGYEKSKTIIQKEGIPNFFIKGLADLEDFIQQQWEDAEGRKKLSKLNAKALASLRQKVKKFNREFEEKIVDYKKDPSKYEEVEEEEENEEDADQESDFEEVKPKNKVESAKPPRDDDDDSDDFFGTDSDESSSDDELPEGGRRQWGAWMFLKDASSKDDKKKEKRIKKERPKETKTVQDDGWTEVSKTSEKMRMLFPKDTEINHHVILKKFHEILAVRGKKGTDRSEQVDYFVQLKNISEQHNLGPALCLKLLFNIASAIVDSSMGTDIALKTDMWNRLLDTAKEIYSLIAANPNILFNQSEYENIEDKTQQYQLLEDPITLLERLDNEFTKILQNCDGHSTEYIQKLKDELEIVSLIDQVIQHHEKHPSSPETLSRLYLLRIEHTYFKVDLKQLKEIQSQIKLVEVKRLNEEQGVASEKVESIKVDGPTTVEDSKDDHDSSLMSRMCKYIYSNGSDRIRTRAMLCHIFHHAKHNRWFEARDLMLISHLQENIHHSDIPTQILYNRTMVQLGLCSFRHGMIKDAHNALQDIQSTGRAKEMLAQGLMNLKNTERTPEQEKIEKRRMMPFHMHVNLELIECVFLTSAMLLEIPNMAANEYVYKRRPISKSFQNQLRHSEKQALVGPPESMREHIVAASKAMKVGDWKKCRDNILAVSCWELFPNSDAVKSMITRKIQEESLRTYLFTYNKVYDSISMHSLAQMFDLPSSVVHSTISKMIISEELQASWDEPTETLVLHHGAEPTYLQSLTLQLSDKLNTLVEHHERILDFKYGPIFNKDVRKPDSRKPRNDSKLSSAQPYASEMYPRKVAQKSF; translated from the exons atgtcACGTTTTTTTCGAGCCGGAAGTTCTGAAAGTGAATCTGAGGAAAGCGAAGAGGAAGAAATCCAACGTCCTAAAGCAAACGTACCGACTAG atCATATCAGTTTAGTGATGATGAAGAAGATGCAAAACGAGTGGTTCGAAGTGCAAAAGACAAAAA GTTTGAGGTTCTTCAAGTTTCATTGAAAAGTATTCGAAATAGTATGAAAATTAATGATGTTGTTAAGATACAAAcag aatatgaAAATTTAACGAAAggctatgaaaaatcaaaaacaattattcaaaaagaaGGAATTCCAAACTTCTTCATTAAAGGATTAGCTGATTTAGAAGACTTTATTCAGCAG caATGGGAAGATGCAGAAGGCAggaaaaagttatcaaaactaAATGCAAAG gctCTTGCTTCATTGCgacaaaaagtcaaaaagtttAATCGTGAATTTGAAGAGAAGATAGTTGATTACAAAAAG GATCCAAGTAAATATGAGGAGGTAGAAGAAGAAGAGGAAAATGAAGAGGATGCAGATCAAGAATCAG attttgaagAAGTTAAGCCTAAGAATAAAGTTGAATCAGCAAAACCt ccacgtgatgatgatgacgatagTGATGATTTTTTTGGAACTGATTCAGATGAGTCAAGTTCTGATGACGAGCTCCCAGAAGGTGGTCGTCGGCAATGGGGTGCATGGATGTTTTTAAAAGATGCCTCTTctaaagatgataaaaaaaaagaaaaacgaatCAAAAAAGAGCGCCCAAAAGAGACGAAGACTGTTCAAGATGATGGTTGGACAGAAGTCTCAAAAACATCAGAAAAAATGAGAATGTTATTTCCAAAAGATACTGAAATTAATCATCAtgtaattttgaagaaattccATGAAATTCTTGCTGTGCGAGGAAAAAAGGGGACTGACCGTTCTGAACAAGTTGACTATTTTGTACAGCTTAAGAATATAAGTGAACAACATAATCTTGGTCCAGCTCTTTGTTTGAAGCTTTTGTTTAACATTGCATCAGCTATAGTTGACTCTTCTATGGGAACAGATATTGCACTTAAAACAGATATGTGGAACAG actttTGGATACTGCAAAGGAGATATATAGTCTAATAGCAGCCAATCCAAATATACTTTTCAATCAATCTGAGTATGAAAATATtgag gataAAACTCAGCAATATCAACTTCTTGAAGACCCTATAACTTTACTTGAGCGTCTTGATAATGAATTCAccaaaatacttcaaaattgTGATGGTCACTCAACAGAATATattcaaaa atTAAAAGATGAACTTGAAATTGTTTCACTTATTGATCAAGTGATCCAACACCATGAAAAACATCCTTCATCACCAGAAACATTAAGTCGACTATATTTACTTAGAATTGAACACACTTACTTTAAAGTAGATTTAAAGCAGTTGAAGGAAATTCAATCACAAATTAAATTAGTAGAAGTAAAACGTCTAAATGAAGAACAAGGTGTTGCAAGTGAGAAAGTTGAAAGTATTAAAGTTGATGGACCAACTACAGTAGAAGACAGTAAAGATGATCATGACTCTTCTCTTATGTCTCGaatgtgtaaatatatttactctAATGGATCAGATAGAATTCGAACTCGTGCTATGCTTTGTCACATTTTTCATCATGCTAAGCATAATCGTTGGTTCGAAGCTCGAGATTTGATGTTAATATCTCATTTACAAGAAAATATACACCATTCTGATATCCCAACtcag ATATTATACAATCGTACTATGGTACAACTTGGATTGTGTTCGTTTCGTCATGGAATGATTAAAGATGCTCACAATGCTTTACAAGATATACAATCTACTGGTAGAGCAAAAGAGATGCTTGCTCAAGGACTTATGAATCTTAAGAATACTGAGCGTACACctgaacaagaaaaaattgaaaagcgAAGAATG atGCCATTTCACATGCATGTAAACTTGGAATTAATTGAATGCGTTTTTCTTACTTCAGCTATGTTGCTTGAAATTCCAAATATGGCTG ctaatgAATACGTCTATAAAAGAAGACCAATAAGTAAGAGTTTTCAAAACCAGTTGCGTCATAGTGAGAAGCAAGCATTAGTag GGCCTCCTGAAAGTATGCGAGAGCACATAGTTGCAGCGTCAAAAGCAATGAAGGTTGGTGATTGGAAAAAATGTAGGGATAATATTTTAGCTGTCTCATGCTGGGAACTTTTTCCAAATTCCGATGCTGTTAAAAGCATGATTACAAG aaaaatccaGGAAGAGAGTCTTCGCACATACTTATTTACATACAACAAGGTTTACGATTCAATAAg TATGCACAGTCTAGCTCAAATGTTTGATCTTCCATCTTCAGTTGTCCATAGTACTATTAGCAAGATGATCATTAGTGAAGAATTACAg gcATCTTGGGATGAACCCACTGAAACTCTTGTCCTTCATCATGGTGCTGAACCAACATACTTACAGAGCTTAACTTTGCAGTTGTCAGATAAG